One segment of Triticum aestivum cultivar Chinese Spring chromosome 2A, IWGSC CS RefSeq v2.1, whole genome shotgun sequence DNA contains the following:
- the LOC123187579 gene encoding uncharacterized protein, with the protein MQAAAARARRLLASPAASGIQGILSASHRGCAAAAELGLLPHLENGFPASRSSPDHTRSFSSHLPRTLLSQTVTSHCRCNKSVCYHMARAHLSTDSSGIDQPKESAEELYQKMLKSVEAQTMPPNAWLWSMISSCSSEEDIKLLFQILQKLRIFRLSNLRINANFNDHLCMKVSEACARVGVLDYGLKVLWNHNVYGITPTIGSAHYLLQHAKEHNDTKLMEKIMQVLRRNSLPLQPGTADIVFSICYNTDRWDLLSKYAARFVQAGVKLRRTAFDVWMEFAAKVGDSQSIWNINSLRGKSIKHYTLTSGFACVKGSLLERRPENAAATIKLLHKHLPDQKKPFVKDELEKLVAEWPTEVIKRQKKDDRKTMEEALIEDIPKMISSMAKSGLDISVDLDKLTRQPEAA; encoded by the exons ATGCAGGCAGCCGCAGCGCGCGCGCGCCGCCTCCTCGCGTCACCGGCGGCCTCCGGGATCCAGGGAATCCTCTCCGCCTCTCACCGCGGGTGCGCGGCGGCCGCCGAGCTCGGTCTCCTGCCCCATCTCGAGAATGGCTTCCCCGCCTCGCGCTCCTCTCCGGATCACACCAGGAGCTTCTCCTCCCACCTGCCCC GCACTTTGCTATCGCAAACCGTAACTTCTCATTGCCGGTGTAACAAATCAGTGTGCTATCACATGGCAAGAGCTCATTTGTCGACAGACTCAAGCGGAATCGACCAACCTAAAG AATCTGCAGAGGAGCTGTACCAGAAAATGCTGAAGTCTGTTGAAGCCCAGACTATGCCGCCAAATGCCTGGTTGTGGTCAATGATCAGTAGTTGCTCCAGTGAGGAGGATATAAAACTTCTCTTTCAGATTTTGCAGAAGCTAAGAATATTC AGGCTATCAAATCTTCGCATCAATGCAAACTTCAACGACCATCTCTGTATGAAAGTTTCTGAGGCTTGTGCTCGTGTGGGTGTCCTTGACTATG GGTTGAAGGTTTTATGGAATCATAATGTTTATGGAATAACGCCAACCATTGGTTCTGCCCATTATCTACTG CAACATGCTAAAGAGCACAATGATACTAAACTAATGGAGAAGATAATGCAAGTCCTTAGGAGGAATTCCTTGCCATTACAACCAGGCACTGCTGATATTGTCTTCAG TATCTGCTATAACACTGATAGATGGGATTTACTCTCAAAATATGCGGCAAGATTTGTTCAGGCTGGAGTCAAGTTGCGTCGTACTGCATTTGACGTATGGATGGAATTTGCTGCCAAAGTTG GAGATTCTCAATCTATATGGAACATCAATAGCCTGAGAGGCAAGTCTATCAAGCACTATACTCTTACATCAGGTTTTGCATGCGTAAAG GGGTCTCTGCTTGAACGCAGGCCAGAAAATGCCGCTGCCACCATTAAACTTCTTCACAAG CACCTGCCTGATCAGAAGAAACCATTTGTGAAAGATGAACTCGAAAAGCTTGTTGCTGAATGGCCAACAGAGGTGATAAAAAGGCAGAAGAAGGATGATAGGAAG ACAATGGAGGAAGCTTTGATTGAGGACATCCCAAAGATGATCAGCTCCATGGCAAAGTCGGGCCTCGATATCTCCGTGGATCTCGACAAGCTCACCCGTCAGCCTGAAGCAGCATAG